The Papaver somniferum cultivar HN1 chromosome 3, ASM357369v1, whole genome shotgun sequence genome includes a region encoding these proteins:
- the LOC113361333 gene encoding acetyltransferase At1g77540-like: MSRETAAAAGGSSTEAPKIIFNDKERKFETEDKKAYLEYVLRNGGKVMDIVHTFVPSSKRGQGLASILCVSALNHAQERSLSVIPSCSYVSDTFLPRNPQGSSLVYTGEPKSHM; this comes from the exons ATGTCGCgagaaacagcagcagcagcggGAGGTTCATCAACAGAGGCTCCAAAGATCATATTTAACGACAAGGAACGGAAGTTCGAAACAGAAGACAAGAAAGCATATCTTGAATATGTGCTAAGAAATGGTGGGAAAGTGATGGATATTGTTCACACCTTTGTTCCTTCTAGCAAGAGAGGTCAAGGTCTTGCTTCCATTCTATGTGTTTCTGCTCTTAATCACGCCCAAGAACGTTCCCTCTCTGTTATCCCGTCTTGCTCTTACGTCTCT GATACATTTCTTCCGCGCAATCCACAGGGGAGCTCACTTGTATATACAGGGGAGCCCAAGTCTCACATGTGA